The DNA region TACTGTGTTCCCCCCCTGGGTGGGCAGTTTTCCCCCCATGCAGCCAGACTTGCCTTTGCAGAGGGATCCTCACCCACAACTTCCCTGCAGGAAACCACCCACCAACCGGTGCAAAGGGCTGGGCCATTGCCACACGCCCCAGCTACCAAATGTGCCCTGCATCTCCCCACGTCCACTGGGCAGTCATCTTCTGCAGCCCCCAAGAAGCAGAAGGCAACGGTGGTGGTCCCTGCAGCTGGCCGCCATCCCCACTGCCTCCCCGCTGCACATCGGCACTGCCCGCTGCAGCTGGAGCCAGATCTCCCTTCCATACGCGATGCTTTGTGTTACTGTCTAGGTTGATGCTTTTACGTCTATAAGCAGCCAAATTACATCTGCTTTGGGAAAAATGGCAAATGTGGACTTCCTTGGCCACGATGCTGGCAAACCCTAACGCTGCTGGAATGTCGTGGAGTTATTTCCTTAAAAGTGATACTTAATTTCTCTGGCttttaaagagaaggaaatgaaggGAGCAATTCCGCTCTGAAATAACTGCAAGACATGCACTTATTCCAGTGGGTGGCTGTTGAAAAGTAGTCACATTTATTTGTTGCCATGCCTGCagactgtctgtctgtctttctggtCCAATAGTTTCGAATTATGCAAGTGCATggaaaaatacctgaaaaaaagaTCACAttattaaaatgcttcttttttttttttttttttttttaagtacttgcaAAAAGGGTTTCCAATTTTAGAAGGTGATGGGGAACATCCAAACAAGATTCTACTGAAAGGAAATGTTTGGCTGTATCGCAAAGAGGTGTACCATGAGAATGCCTCTTCAGCTACGATTATCACCTCCCTAGGTGCTCTATCTTCTTCATATCCATGTAGCCAACAATGTGAAAGCCATCTTTTGGTGGCCGTTAGAGTGTGTTGACCTGCATTTCCTCCATGTGAGCATTTTCCCTTATCATCTCCTTCTTggaaggagcagggatgggatgcTTTCTCCTACCCTGCCTCAGGTTACTGCCCATGCAGTTTTCTGGAGAAAGTGGTCAGTAAGGTGGCCCAGAGAAGGTCATTTCTTTTGTGGAAATGAGATCCAAAAGGGTATAAGTGTGGTTCATCCCTTGCAGGAGGAGCTTTTTGCCCAGATGTTAGTGCCCTTCTGAAGATGAGCCTGCTGGATCATCCATGGGATGGGCAGTTTTTCTCAGGATCCCAACTCCTGGCAGAAGCTTTACAAAGCCCCATCTCCACAACCCTGCCTATCCCAGGCTGTAGTGCCTCCCCAAACCCCTTATCATCCCCCAGGGAGAGGTGAGGGTGTACCTGAAGTTTGGCAGAGGGTGTCCTTTGGCATGCCTAAGCGATGACAGCTGTCAGCAGCAAGGATGCAGGGACCGAGGAGGTGGCCTGCCCTTGCCCTTCGTCTTGGGGTTGCCACATCTCTGCAGTCTACAGACATTTGTCGTGGCGCCCTGTGATGCCGGCGGGAGTTTCTTCACAACCACAAAGTGGAAGCCAACGTCCTCTTGCGACATGGGGGGGGGTCATTGCATTGTATTAGAGCAGCGGTTCCGCGGGGTCAGATCCACCTCGGGTTAGCAAATGGGCGGTGAAGCTTGTTAGCGGTTGCGGTCTGGACGAGGCTGTTGGAGGTTCCCAGTGAGGACCTCGGGGCTGAATGCGAAACCTCCCAACCTCGTGAGCAAAACGGGGAGGGAGTGGGCAGGCGGAGGAGGGGACCTTCCTCTTCTGAGTGCCtagaaataatttccttcccCAGatgttttaatgacattttgGGATTTCTGATGAAAACCATGACACAAAGGGTCACGTCCCCAAATCTGGAGGCGGGGGTTTCatctggggcaggggctgggggctctgggcTCCTGGGATGCCAATGCAGCAGGTGCCAGGCCTTGATGCATGGGTCAAAAAGGATAAAGAAGAAGGACCGAATGTGGACTTCTTATCCCTGTGGACAAAGGAGCCTGTGACCAGCACTGAGGCATCAGAGTGGCCTGTGTGGAAAACGTCCCTCAGGAGAAGAAACCCTCAGGAAGggccccaccaccacctccagcagcacctcGCTCCTCTCCATCATGCCCTgccaccccatctcctccccagggTTCGACCGTCAGTGTTAAAGGCCATTTTCCTCCACCCGCCTCCCTTTGCCTTTCCTTGGCAGCACAGCCATGCCATTTTCAGCACGCATGCCCACGCTTGTGTGCCACGTTTCTGCCTCCTGGCTGCAGTGTTCACAGCAAGCCCGCGGTTGTAGGCGTCAGCGTGACGCAGCGATGCCCCATCACAGCCAGGAGGTGTGCGGGGCCCTGCACCAGCAAAGGGGCTGTGCTGTTTGCCCCTGGAGGGGTCGGACCACGTATTGGCCCCTGGGCTCCTATAAGGGAGAGCTTTAGCCCAGTATGCGTGTAGGGTGCTGTAACAAATGTTTGGTTGTTGACCCTCTCTGCACTGCCTGTTCTTCCCTCACCCCCTTTGACTTGTCTTCTCATCTGGGTCCTCATCacattttattctgtcttttgccCCCAGCAGGTCCAAGGATTAAATGCACCAAAGCAAGTTGTGTTCAAAGTCAACGCTGTCCCCAAAAATGTCACATGGGTGACTGCCAAACGCAGAaaaggggaggggatggggacagttGTGGGCCAAGTGTTGCGTGTAGGCAACGATCAGCTTGGGCAAGCTAGTGACcaacttgttgggtttttttctccccagtttgaGCAGTCATCACTGCAGGCGGTTCACCAGCAGAGACGGGAGCTGTTGAGCAACATCTGCAACCGTTACACCCGCAAGCGGCGTCTCCTGCGTCCGGATGACTTGCGGCACTTGGTGGTGGATGACACGCACGGGCTGCTCTACTGCTACGTGCCCAAAGTGGCTTGCACTAACTGGAAACGGGTGATGATGGTCCTGACAGGGCAAGGCAAGTACCGGGACCCGCTGGAAATCCCCGCCAACGAGGCCCATGTCTCATCTAACCTGCGCACCCTCTCCGAGTACAGCATCCCTGAGATCAACCACCGCCTGCGCAGCTACCTCAAGTTCATCTTTGTGCGGGAGCCCTTTGAGCGCCTGGTCTCGGCGTACCGCAACAAGTTTACCCGCAGCTACAACACGGCCTTCCACAAGCGCTACGGCACCAAGATCATCCGGCGGCACCGGCAGGAGCCCAGCGACAAGGCCCTGGAGCGTGGGGACGACGTGCGCTTTGAGGAGTTCGTCTACTACCTGCTGGATCCACGGACGCAGCGGGAGGAGCCCTTCAATGAGCACTGGGAGCGGGTGCACTCGCTCTGCCACCCCTGCATCGTCCACTACGACGTGGTGGGCAAGTATGAGACCTTGGCCGAAGACGCCAACTACATCCTCCAGCTAGTTGGGGCCGACATGAGCGTCAAGTTCCCATCTTCATCCAAGACCACCAGGACGACAGATGACATGACGGCCCAGTTCTTCCAGGACATTAGCCCCTTCTACCAAAGGAGACTCTTTAATTTATACAAAATGGACTACTTGCTCTTCAATTACTCCATCCCCTCGTACCTCCGCATCCGATGAGGCAGGGGTTGGGGGGAGAGGTGAAGGAGAGCTGGGTAACTCTCATCTTGCCACaattcctctcctcccaccctgTGCTCATCTCTTCGTTGACTTTTCCCCCGTGCCCTCTCCATTATGGCCTGCTCCACATCCTGATGCCTCGTTCATGCATGGTCTGGAGGGAGGACACCTCTCAAAACACTGGGGCTggagcttttccttccctttccctcccacccTTCAACACCTATCAGGGATGGTGGTGGGACCAGACACTGCTGGGTAGGAGGGCTTGCCTTGGCTGGGGACTTCTTTTTAACTAAGAAACTCCTCTGTAGATCCAGGTCTTGGGAAGGCTCCTTTTTCGGGCAGGATCCCTTTAGGTCTTTCTCCTCCTTACTGGGCTGTTTGGGGGCAGACATGGCATCTTGGGGGTAGGGTGGAGCATGTCAGAGACTTTCATAGAACCAGAAATAAAGCAATAATTTAATGTAAGTTTTCCCTTTCGTTTAAAATTGCTCCCACCTTTTCCTTTCGCCTTGTTCTCCTCCGTCCTCTCCCAGCTTCCTGCACCATCCCCCAttgctggggaaggcagtggtgTGTTACTGTGACCACACATTTCTCCCTGACAGAGCCTGGAGGGCTTTTTTGTTAACTCTCCTTCACCTTCCGTGTGCTCTCTGGATGCAAAATAcgccacagagagagagagagagaagcaggttTGCAGCAGGTATGGGATTATAACAACAGAGTGTTTTCTCCTGAATTACAATACCAGAACACTCAGTGCctctgggggtgtgtgtgtgagtttCTGGCTTTCTGGTCAAATCCAATAAATCCAGGCCCCCACACCTCCTGGTTTTTAAGAGCAGGCGATAACTGTTTCGCAAAGCCACATGTACAGCACGGGTGGAGGTGTCTGCCCAGATGAGATCACGTCACCCACGGCCCTGCTGGGCTGGCAGGACCCAGCTGGCAGCGACAGCTTCAGCTTCTCGTCCCCTGCCGCCACGTGCTGCTCCCACGCGTGGCCACTGCCTCCTGCGTGGGGCGGCCACATTGCACCAGGGCACAGAGAATGGTGCCGGGGCAGGTCTGAGTTATAAAGTGCTTCTGGGAGCACTCTGCTGGGATGTGGGAGATGATAGATAGCTGTGGTAATGAAAAGGTGATGCTGGACTGGGAAGGCCAGAGaagagtgtgtgcatgtgtgtgtgcgtgcgtgtgcacgTATGAGAAAAAATTGAGAATAAAAATGGGGATAGAGACACCTAGAGGAAAATTCCTCTTTGCCTGGCTGGTTTTGGACAATTCATTCCTTGAAGAagaaatggggaggagggggtgaaacacaaaagaaaatgacaaacCCAGTCCtaggattttaaattaaaaccagtcCAAGgagctgtatttctttaaaaccatatttcagtctttcctcttttctgttcagcTTTGGCTCAGTGGCTGCCTTTTTGTAAATAAACACGCCAGTAATAGATGCTGTAGAGTGTGTCTGCTGGCTCGGCTGTGAACACTTGACTTACTAGTGCAATACAATGGGAGGTTTTATAAAACCCCAGTGCTCTCAGGCTCttctaaaaataatgttttcatctAATAACCTTCAGCTCTTATAGCTCaacctttttcctctctgcctctgaTTGGCATCTCTATGCTGACACTCCCTCCTTGGTTGCTCCGTTTGGAGAGTGGGTTtagcaaagcaatgaaaaagtaaataaaattgcTGGTGATCCTGGCAGTCTGACTGCTTCTCCCAGTCTGGACTGGAGATCTCACGGAAATGGCCTTTCTCGTGCTTAGTatctccctgtccagctgaaacTCAAAGCACAAGAAGAGATTATATGATGCAATAAATTTCATCTGCAGCGTTCAGGCTTGGAGTGCATTCCTCCTGCTTTCTCAGGAGTCTCGTGTTCCCCGTTTAGTACTGCCTCTGCTTGGAAAAACTCATTGTTCAAGTCACCACAAGCTCTTTTCATCGCTTTTGGTCATGAATCATAATTTGGGGTCAGATTCAGAGTCACAAAAGGCTGGATTTTTGcgtggatttcccccccccccccccttcctaaaTCCTGTTCCCTGCAGGTAGCTCTTAAAAGCTGGTGGCACAGCGAGTGGCAAGGACAGACGCTCTCTCGCCGTTGTGCTGTCTGTGGGTGTTTAGGCAATATCTAGCTGGCTGGGAGCCCCTTTGGTCTCTCTTTGGTGTGAAAGCGAGGGCACAGCATGCTCTGGGCTTTGCCTTTTAGCCAGCTGGTTTCTAACCTTTCCTGCAATGGTGACAATTTGGAGACGGTCCCGGTTGTGATGTTGTATTTGAtgggcagcctgtcccccccGCGTCCCCATCAGACCTGACCCATTGCCCCAAACAACAGCAAAGTAAAAGCAGCCCTCCGGCCTTGGCCATGGTCTGCTAAGGGCAATACCCTGCTGACATTTGGTCTGCAACAGGGCATCTTTTGGGTCACGTAGGACCTTTGGAAATACCCACCTTTgggctttttctaaaaaaaaaaaccccaaccaacagcCACAATCTAACCCATTTAGGTCATACCTTTGGCTTTCCCCCTGCCTAAATACCACTTTCCAAAGCAAAACCTGCCcatgcaaacagaaaatggcCACTTTGTATTTCTGAAGCAGCCACCTTCAGCCCGGGCTGGAGCGTTCCGGGCCTGGAAACGCTTTGTCCGTGCCAAACGGGGCCGggaccgaccccccccccccccggccccggctcgcACCGAAACACGCTGCAGGACTGGGAGGAAAACGGAGTTACGAGGACACCGTGTGACTGGGGATCCCAACTACAAGCATTTTAATTTCCTGGAACACTTGGGGTGCTGGGAAGGATTTCTCTGATGAGGGGCTCCTAGCGGTCTGCGGCTTTTTTAGCTGTTTCACTGCATCGTTTCTCTTGCTAGAGGAGAAAATCTCAAGGTAGTCTAGGCCAGTTATTAAGTGTGATTGGATTTGGTTTTCTCCTCTACTTGGAACCGGGAATGTGGCGGCTCCTGACGTGCAACAAGGCCATGAAAGGTGAGGAGATGCCCAGATGCCAGGGTGTCACCCCCTcggccctgccccagcaccctgctgggAGCGGGGAGTGTTTCTGGGAGGAAGATGGTGGTGGGGTGACGAAGGGTACAAATGCACTTCTGGGATCGCCAACGGGACCAAAACGCAGCCCTGTGCGATGGGTCTGTCTTTGTGGCAAGGAGGCTTTGGTGCGGCTGGCCTGTGGGACTACGTACCGTGTAGGGTGCTGCTTTGGCCAGGGTTTGGTGGTGAGCGGAGGTGAAGACTCTTCTCGGGCAGTCCTGTAACCAACGAGGGGAAGACAGGACCAACCATCCCAGCAGGAATGAGCTCAACCGCTGTCACCTGGAGAGAGAGCAAAGGGATAACCCGAAGGGCAGCAGGAGCACTTCTACCTGTGCATGGACTTCTTTTGGTGCCCTTAAATACAAGCCTTACGCTgccaaaaaaaacacccaacttGGTATTTCTGCAGGGAAGGTTCACTTGGTGCCCAGGGGTTAAGTGTGGCCCTTACCcgtgctgggagcagctgggctgggggacaaGGAGGGGACGTCCCATGGCAAAACTGGAGGTGCCAGCGGCTGCCAAAGCAGCCAGGTGAGAGCACTGAGGTGTCCCTGCTGCATAGGCGCACCGACCCTGCCAAAAGGAGCAGAGGCACCCAGGCAAGAGTGGCTGCAATCAGACGCCTACCCATAACCAAGCAGCTCgtctgctggggtgggagggtgtgAGATCCGCTGGCCAGGTAGCACCGTTTTCTGCCCACGCTGGAGTCCTCAGTGGCACTTTGGCAGCAACGGGTTGGGgcagtgtgagagactgaaggagttaatgtctcaaacattgtggtggggcaagttctgcttaaagacaaaccctgaacagcaaggaacccaggtgaaaagcccatcagctcagacatcagcaacaggagggggagggcgtgctggagggtgcgccgCTCCCTGTTccgataagctgttctgatataaagatcaaacaatggccacgtctgcagagaaggagaagttactccacaaacgacccccaagcccaaaggctctcaagctgctcattaacctgacaagtttgggtgcccgcctgaaggagggacAAGGATGACAAAAGGACAGAAACTGAAGCCCCAAGtgcacaagcccactggaactggacccctcggctgactggaccaacactggacccaggaccagtgaaatctttctctcctcctttttctctctctctcttcctctctcttcccttttccacaatgcctacacctcatccctttaagacataaaaccgttgaccaagtctgggactaagagtggatccagccgcccctgggcccttctctgaggaggagtctagaaagcaagggggtctgctctgaacctcatgacccaacaggagggatctccttattccccgaattgatgtatatggttaccctgggttacaccgtttacagaagtagtcttatgccagttcctgttgtgagaaaccccaccacctactactatgcctccccagttcagtttgcttctgtcatgaataaaatctttaactgatcgtttggtgtcctttcaccttaatttagcctgagggaatttcgaattaaacacgactccctggtctatCCAGTGTGGTTGTGACAGGCAGGAGAACCAGGGTGGCCAAGGAGAGGCCCTGCAGCCAATGCTGCCAAGGTCACCCCAGCTCAGCAACAGGAGCCCAAAGACAAACGGAAAAATCCAAGTTAGATGGGCTGATTGCACGCAGCTCAGCCTCAGGGAAGGAATAACCTTGCAAACTCTATTTAAGCCCTCCCTTCCTCATACACCCCCATCAAGTgcctattaaaaataattaattaaagaaacaaagcaTGGCTATTGCCATATGAAGTAGCATTCAGACTTCTGAGTCACAGAGCGCCTGCGTCACACAGCCAA from Accipiter gentilis chromosome 23, bAccGen1.1, whole genome shotgun sequence includes:
- the CHST13 gene encoding carbohydrate sulfotransferase 13 isoform X1, translating into MRRSRAPRLALAACLGSVLLVVFYFQSSLNPAAEDRVMRSTWQGKAGRSPLQALYESDQFEQSSLQAVHQQRRELLSNICNRYTRKRRLLRPDDLRHLVVDDTHGLLYCYVPKVACTNWKRVMMVLTGQGKYRDPLEIPANEAHVSSNLRTLSEYSIPEINHRLRSYLKFIFVREPFERLVSAYRNKFTRSYNTAFHKRYGTKIIRRHRQEPSDKALERGDDVRFEEFVYYLLDPRTQREEPFNEHWERVHSLCHPCIVHYDVVGKYETLAEDANYILQLVGADMSVKFPSSSKTTRTTDDMTAQFFQDISPFYQRRLFNLYKMDYLLFNYSIPSYLRIR
- the CHST13 gene encoding carbohydrate sulfotransferase 13 isoform X2, which translates into the protein MRSTWQGKAGRSPLQALYESDQFEQSSLQAVHQQRRELLSNICNRYTRKRRLLRPDDLRHLVVDDTHGLLYCYVPKVACTNWKRVMMVLTGQGKYRDPLEIPANEAHVSSNLRTLSEYSIPEINHRLRSYLKFIFVREPFERLVSAYRNKFTRSYNTAFHKRYGTKIIRRHRQEPSDKALERGDDVRFEEFVYYLLDPRTQREEPFNEHWERVHSLCHPCIVHYDVVGKYETLAEDANYILQLVGADMSVKFPSSSKTTRTTDDMTAQFFQDISPFYQRRLFNLYKMDYLLFNYSIPSYLRIR